The DNA sequence AAATTCTGTTCATCAACTATCGGTTGAACCACTACTCGAACTTCATCTACTACACGACTCACAGAAATCCTCCTTTATCAATCCTACACCACTGTCTTACATTGGCTGACTGCGTAAAAAGAGTGAGCGTTTCCGCTCACTCCATCCGACGACTTATTCTTTTATAATCATACACCATTGTGTCAGTAAATGCAAGGACTTACCAATCTAAAGGCTTTGGAATAGCCTTCCCCTAAAAATCAAATAAAGAAAGTTGATTTTCGTCGGGTAAGTTTTTCAACACTCCGTTTTCATTCATGTAATCGATGATCGTCTTCGAAACCTTCCCTCTCGTCGCCAAATCCTCTTTGGACAGGAACGGTTGGGTTTCCCGCGCTTGAACGATCTGGTTCGCCACGTTGCCGCCCAATCCCGGGATGGCCCGGAATGGCGCAATCAGCGTATCCCCCTCGATCACGAAATTGTTGGCGTGCGATTTGTCAAGATCGACCATCTTAAAGGTGAAGCCGCGCTCCACCATCTCGTTCGCCAATTCCAGTACGGTCAGCAAGCTTTTTTCCTTGACCGAGGCTTCCAAACCCTTATCCATGATTTCTTTCATGCGCGTCTTGATCATTTCTTTCCCTTGGGTCATCGCGACCAAATCGAAATCCTGCGCCCGCACGGAGAAGAAGGCACAGTAGTAACGGATCGGCTGGTGCACTTTGAAATAAGCAACACGCAAAGCCATCAATACGTAAGCCGCAGCATGGGCTTTCGGGAACATGTATTTGATCTTCAGGCACGATTGGATATACCATTCAGGTATTTCCTTCGCGCGCATCTCCGCCTGCCAATCATCAGGGATCCCTTTCCCTTTCCGGACACTCTCCATGATCTTGAAGGCAAGACCGTCGTCCATGCCGTGATGGATCAGGTATACCATGATGTCATCACGACAGCCGATAACGTCCGCCAACGGGATATTGTTCTCGCGGATAAGCGTTTCGGCATTGCCCAGATAGACGTCCGTACCATGGGAAAGGCCGGAAATCTGCAGCAGTTCCGCAAAGGTGTTCGGGCTCGTCTGCTCCAGCATCCCCCGGACAAAGCGCGTCCCGAATTCGGGTATTCCGAGTGTTCCGGTTTTACTGAATATCTGGTCAGGGCTGACGCCCAATACATCCGTACCGCCAAAAATCTTCATGACATCCGGATCATTGGGCGGGATCGTCTGCGGGTCGATGCCGGACAGATCCTGCAGCATCCGGATGACGGTCGGATCATCGTGTCCAAGTATGTCCAATTTCAGCACGTTATCATGGATGGAGTGGAAATCGAAGTGGGTCGTTTTCCACTCAGAATCCTGCGCATCGGCCGGGAACTGGATCGGTGTGAAATCATAGACATCCATATAGTCCGGAATAACGATGATGCCGCCGGGATGCTGTCCGGTCGTCCGTTTAACGCCGGTGCAGCCTTTTGCCAACCTGTCGATCTCAGCCGAGGAGAATCTGAAGTTGTGATCCCGCTCATAGGCTTTCACATATCCATAGGCTGTCTTGTCCGCAACCGTCCCGATCGTTCCGGCCCGGTACACATATTCCTCGCCAAAGAGTTCTTTCGTGTAGGCATGCGCATGCGCTTGATATTCCCCCGAGAAGTTCAAGTCGATATCGGGTACTTTGTCTCCGTAGAAACCAAGGAAAGTTTCGAAAGGGATGTCGTGCCCATCGCGGTCCATGTCCGTTCCGCATTTCGGACAATCCTTTTTCTCCAGATCGTATCCGGAACCGATCGAGCCGTCTTCGTAGAAATAGGAATATTTGCATTCCGGACAGCGGTAATGCGGCGGCAAAGGGTTGACTTCCGTGATACCGGTCATCGTTGCCACGAAACTTGAACCGACCGAGCCCCGGGACCCAACCAGATAACCGTCCTGGTTGCTCTTCAGCACCAGTTTTTGGGAAATCAGATAGATGACCGAGAAGCCGTTGCCGATGATCGAGTTGAGCTCTTTCTCCAACCTTTTTTCGACCAGTTCAGGGAGTTCTTCGCCATAGAGGCGCTTTGCTTCATCATAGGAAAGTCGCGTGACCTCCTCGTTCGCCCCTTCCATGTTCGGCGTGTACAACTGATCCTTGATCGGAACGATTTCGCCAATGCTGTCGGCAATTTTCTGGGAATTGTAGACGACGATTTCCTTGGCTTTTTCTTTGCCGAGGAAGGAGAAGCAGTCCAGCATCTCGTCTGTCGTCCGGAAATGGGCTTCCGGCATATGCAGGACCTTGCCTTGGTTCACCTTCAAAGAACCGATCAATATTTCCCGGTAGATGGCGTCCTCCTTGTTCAGGTAATGGACATTCCCGGTTGCGACGACCGTCTTGCCCAGTTCATCCCCGATGGCAACAATCTGGGTGATGATCTCTTCCAGATCGCTTTCGTTCTTCACCAGTTCTTTCGTGATGAGCGGCGCATATACCTCTTTCGGCATGACTTCGATGTAATCATAGAACTTGGCTTTCGCTTTCGCTGCCTCCGCCCCTTTTTGCATCATCGCCTCAAATATCTCGCCTTCGCTGCAGGCAGAACCGATCAATAAGTTTTCCCGGGCCGCTTGCAGGACGCTGCGCGGAAGGCGCGGTGTCCGGTAGTAATAATCGATGTTCGAAGCAGAGATGATTTTGAACAGGTCCTTCAGCCCGTCTTGATTTTTTGCCAAGATCGTTGCATGGAAAGGCCGTGCCCGTTTGTATGAATCGCCGCCGCCTATGTATTTGTTGAGTTCATCATGGAATAGGATGTTGTGATCCTCACGGGCTTCCTTCAGGAATATCCAGCAGAGCGCACCGGTTGTTTCGGAATCGTAAACCGCACGGTGATGCTGTTCCAAGCCGACACCATAGCGTTTCGCCAACGTATTCAAGCGATGGGATTTCAATTGGGGATGCAAGAAACGGGACATCTCCAAGGTGTCGATCACAGGCTGTGGCGCTTCTGGCATGGCGTAGCGTTCATAGCTGTTGTTCAGGAAGCCCATGTCAAAACTGGCGTTGTGGGCTACGAGAATGGTCCCCTCAGCGAATGCGGCGAATTCCTCGAGCACCGTTTTTTCCGGTTTGGAGTCGCGCACCATGTCATCGGTTATGCCGGTCAATTGGATGGTCGTCTGCGATAATGGATGACCCGGATTGATGAATTCTTCGAATGTCTCGATGACATTCCCTTTGTACATTTTTACGGCAGCCAGTTCGATGATTGTATCGTACACTGCCGACAAGCCCGTCGTTTCCACGTCGAATACGACATAGGTCGCTTCGCTGAGATCCTCATGGACCGGGTTATAGGCGATCGGAACGCCGTCATCGACGACGTACGCTTCAATTCCGTACAATATTTTCACGTTATTCGCTTTTCCGGCTGCATGGGCATCGGGATAGCCTTGCGCAGCTGCATGGTCAGTCAGAGCGATGGCTTTGTGTCCCCATTTCGCAGCTTGTTTGACAAAATCGCCGATGCCGTTGGTGGCATCCATCTGGCTCATATTTGAGTGCAGATGCAATTCCACTCTTTTTTCGTCTTCGGGCGCACGGTCTTTCCGTTCCGCATGAGCCACCTCATTCACATCCCTGGCATTCACCACTAGATCACGCATGAACGTGTCTTCTTGGACACTCCCGCGCACGCGCACCCAGATGCCTTTTTTGACCAGTTCGAAGTTCTGTTCATCCGTTTCGTTCGACGAGAATAGCTTCACCGAAAACGAGGAAGTGTAGTCCGTCATTTTGAACACGAGCAGTTTCCGGCCGGAGCGAAGTTCGCGGATTTCGCTGTCGAAAATATAGCCTTCGATGACTACGGAACGCTCTTCTTCGGTGATCGAAGCCATCTGCTTGATTTCTTCCTTGCCGGAAATCTGTCTGCCGATCAGCAAGGGGCCGTTGTTGCCGCTTTTCGATTGCGAGCCGTCACTGCGCTGTCGGTCCTGCTGGTTTTGTTTGATGGCTTCCTCTGCTTGCTTGACCAACATTTCATCCTGCTCTTGTTTCCTGGCCAGATATTGCGCCATTCTGGCTTCGGATGCTGCCTCGTCCACTTCGATTGTGATCTGGAAACTCGGGAACCCCAAGACCAGATAATTCTGTTGGATCACGGACAGGTAGTTATCCGCCAAATGATTTTTGGTGATCTCGTTTTCAACATTGATGACGACTTTGTTGTTCAAGACCACGGGTGTGTGTTTAGCAAACAGGCTCTGAACCAGCGGGGATGATATGTTGCTGCGCTGGACGACTGTTTCCCAATAATCCAGGATGCTCTCGTTCGTCAGAATCGGTTGCCTCGTTTTGATCTGAAAATCGATCGTGGCGATGGATTGGAATTTTATTTTCATATGGTTCATCAAAGCGGTGAATACTTCGAAAGGCAGGACGTTGTCGAAAACGAACTGGAATGACCATAATTTTGATTTTTTATGTACGATGACCTGTTCGATTTCCCCGTTTTCAAAATACGGCAGGTACTCCGGCTGGTGATGCAGATTTATCTGTTCCAGCATCTGCTGGAACAATTCATGTTTCGATAATGCCATTTGATCTCTCCTTCTCAACTAACAAACAAAAAGATCCAAAGAATGAACTTTCCTTTCTTTGAATCTTCCTATTTTCTTCCTATCATTGGCCAAAGAAAAATCTTTGGATATCGTTCCAAGTGACGATGACCATCAGCAGGAGCAGCAGCCCCATTCCGACAGCTGTGATGATGCCTTCCTTCTCCGGGTCCAAAGGCTTGCCTCTGACCCCCTCGACTACGTTCAGCAGCAATTTCCCGCCATCCAATGCCGGTATCGGCAACAGATTCACGACGCCAAGGTTGATGCTCAAGTAGGCCAAGAAACTGAGTACGCTCAGAAAGCCATAATCAACGACTTGTTCGGTCGCCGCATAGATGGCGACAGGCCCGCCGAATGAATCGGCTTGGAAGCCGGTCCTGAACATGGAGAAGACCAATCCAAAAATGGAAGTGGCTATCAACCAGAATTCCTCGAAACCGTAACTGATTTTGGCCATCACGGTGCGATCCATCGGGGGAGCGACACCGATCAAGCCATACTCATTGCCTTGTTCATCGGTTTTCGTGTCAGGCGTGACAAGTACAGCACGCGCTTCCTGGCCGTCAGTCACGACAGAGAGTGTGATTTCGTTGCCCGGATTGGCTTGGATGGAGGCAACCAGTTCCGTCCATTCAGCGATTTCTTCGCCATTCACAGCCAGGATTTCATCATCTTCACGTAACCCGGCCGTCTCCGCCGGACTGCCCGGTTGGATTTCCCCCAGCCGGTTATCGTTGACCGTAACGCCGCCTTGCACGAATGCAATCGTGATGAACATCGCAATCCCCAAAATGAAATTATTCATCGGGCCAGCAAAGTTCGTCATCATCCGTTTCAGCAATGGAGCCGATTGGTATTGCACATCGATGGGAGCGATCTGTAGCTCCGTACCGTCCGCTTCGATGATTGTCGCATCGCGTTTGACTTCGTAGGTAACGGGTGCCGAACTTCCCGGAATGACTCCTTTTATAAAGAGCCCCTGTTCCAGGTCAGCTTCCAGTAATTCTATCGGAACAGCATGCAGGTGCTGTTTATTGCTTAAATCTATTTGAGTGACCTGTTCTGCCTCGTCAAGGGTGATGTTTAGCGGCATCCCGGGTTTCAACTCAGTATCTTCGTCCCCGATGCCGGCCATCCGCACGTAACCACCGATAGGCAACATCCGGATCGTATAGGTCGTTCCGTTTTTGCGATGAGAGAAGATTTTGGGTCCCATGCCGATTGCGAACTCACGAACCAAGATGCCCGCTTTTTTCGCAAAATAGAAATGGCCGAATTCATGGATGATCACTAATATGCTGAACACAATAATGAATGTTATGATTGTCTGAAACATTTAATCCCTCCCTTTCTGTACCTTGCATTCCCGCTCTTAAAATATGAAATGCAGAAAAATATGGAACACTGGCATCACAAAAAGCGTGCTGTCGAAACGATCGAGCATACCGCCATGTCCGGGCAATATCTTGCCGGCATCCTTGACGCCAAAATAGCGCTTGAATGCCGATTCAACCAAATCACCCATCTGACCGCAGACCGAAAGCAAGGCTGCCAGCATAATCTGGAGGCCCATCGATAAACCTAGCGGATTGTAGTAATGGAAAAACACGATGGCGATTAGCACAGCAGCGATCGATCCACCGACGGATCCTTCGATTGTCTTGTTGGGGCTGATTGCCGGGGCCAATTTGTTCTTGCCGATTTTTCTTCCGATCATGTAAGCTCCGATATCCGTTCCCCAGATGATGAACAGCACTAAGAGCACCATCCAAAAACCGATTTCCCTCGTCTGCATGAAATAATAAAACCCTCTCCCGACATAAAGGGAAGTCAGCACAGATGCAGCTGCATCGTCGAAAGTAAAATCATTCCGCGAGAACACTGTAAACACGAACAGTATCAACGCCTCCAAATAAATCAAAAGCATCGCATCGATGCCATCAGGGATGAAGTGCAGGTAGGATTCCGGCAACATCAATAATACGGTCGCCAAAGCGGTGATGATACCCTCCACACTGAAGATGGTCAACTTTTTCATCTTCAATAATTCTTGTACTGCAATCAAGCCGATTGCTGTCATGAGCAGTTGCAGCGGCAGTCCCCCAATCCATAAGAATGGGATAAAAACGGCAGCAGCCACTAAGCCTGTGATTACTCTTTCCTTCATGGTATCCTCCCTATATGCCGCCGAAGCGGCGGTTGCGATGCTGATATTCTGCTAACGCAGCCCGCAAGCTGGCTGTTGAAAAATCAGGCCAAAATTCTTCCGTGAAGTACATTTCACTATACGCCGCCTGCCACAGCAAAAAGTTGCTCAGACGGATTTCCCCGCTGGTGCGGATCAGCAAGTCGGGATCCTGCCATTCGCCAAGCCCGCTTGTGAATAGATATCCGGCGAATATTTCATCGGTGATCGCGTCTGCCGAGAGTTTTCCTGATGCGACATCGCGCGCAATCGTTGTTGTAGCTTGAAGGATTTCAGCCCTGGAGCCATAGTTCAACGCAAAATTCAAAACAAGGCCGGTATTGTCCTTTGTTTTTTCGATCGCATTCTGCACGACCTTCAGCGTCTTCTCGGGCAACTGATCGATCCAGCCGATGGTCGTCACTTTGATGTTGTTCTGCATCAATTCCGGCATGAATACATCAAAAAAATCGATGGGCAACCCCATCAAAAAATTGACTTCATCAGTCGGGCGTTTCCAGTTTTCTGTCGAAAAGGCATATAGTGTCAAGACCTTGATGTTCAGGCGACTTGCTTCTATGGCAATCCTTTTCACGGTATTCATGCCCTCTTTGTGTCCGTAGACCCGCGGCATCAATTTTTTCTTTGCCCAACGGCCGTTTCCGTCCATGATGATGGCGACATGGGCTGGAACGATGCCATTTTCATCGAACGGCATTTCTGTTTTTGGATTCTCACTCTTGAATAGAGCCATGCTTTATCCCTCACTTTTTCATAACTCTTTTTATTTTAACAAAATCCCGCCTGAATTCCTATGATTAACAGGAAATTATAAAATATTTAAAGAGACCCGCTGCTTTGTAAGAAAAGCATCGGGGAAAACCACCCCGATGCCTTTTTTTGTGTAGTTGTATTATTTTTTTTGATAATCTGAGAGCTTGTACTCCAAACCGTGGGTACTTTTATAGTACTCAGGATACATTTCACCACCGCAATTCTCACAAGTGAAGCGGGGAGCATCCAACAGATCCCCTTCGTCCATCTGATCGAATTCATCCACCACTTCCTTCGGAATGGCTTCATTGATTCCGCATTGAAGACATATATAATTGACGCTGTTTTTCCCAGTCGAAGCGATTTGCTTCAAATATTTTTTCTTTAGCTTGTTTTTGGTTAATTTTGAATTCTTCTGACTCAATGTTTCTAATCTCCTCTCGCAGATATCTCCTCGCCGCTGCATCGTTCGCATATTGGATTCTTAGCTTTCCTTTTTTGGACACAGCAATCCCACGGAAAACAAAGAGGTTTCCGCAACTGGAACATTTTAAAGGATTCTCTCCAAAACATTCGGTAATTCTGTCTGCCCATTTCATGGGTTTTAAAGCAGTCGAAACGTTTAACAATAGTCGCTTGATCTTGGACTGAATCTCCTTGACGACTTCTTTCACAACCTTCTTGATTCTCCTGCTGTATAACCCATATCTACGGATTGTTTTAAAGTTTTTATCGGGGATGTGTCTTATTAAAGCTGCAATAAACTCTTTCGCAAGCATAATCTCTGTTTCTTCTGTATTTGTCCGTTTATCATGATAACGAAACATCACAATATCACCGTCGTACATGATAATACGGTTCAACGCAATCGGCCCGCGTTTCATGTAGCGGCTAATATACTGCAGAATCTTTTTGACATTCGTTCGGCTTCTCTTCGGAGCGTTCACGTAAAAACCTTCAGCATTTCTTGTATAGGCTCTCTGAAGCTGTGGCTGTACTTCCTTTTTCTCCTCCGGAGAAAGCACGCGTCTAATCAGCTTTAACACTGCATTCTGCCAGTTTACCCGCAACATTTTGTATGGGATATAATCGTAATCTTTCCACTCGCCACCTTCTGTCAAGCCACCCATCGTTACGATCATATGCACATGGGGGTTAAACTCGAGTTTCGAGCCAAAAGTGTGCAGAGCCAAAATGATACCAGGCCGAATTTTCTGTTTATTAAAATAATCCAAAATCACTTGCGCAGCGTCATCCATTAGTCCTTTCAAAAGTATTTCCCGATGATACTTTAAAAAGATGGTCCTCAGGCCTTCATCGATGGTAAAAACAATATGTCTGTGGGTGGTGTGGAACATATCCTGAGACACAATTTCACTCCACCGCTCACTTTCACCGACAGAACATGTCGGGCAAAATTTGCCTTTACACCGAATCGGAACTTTTTTTACCGCATGGCAACCTTCACAAACATATAACCGAAAGCCTTTCGAAATATCCCCACAGTATCTAAATTTTTCAACCTCTTTAAAGACCACAGGTCTTATCTTGAGTTTGAATCTTTTAGAGAACTGGTCCCAATGGTTATTCTTATCAAAGAAAATGGTATGGAGAATATTCTGATTCATACCTCTATTTTACCACTGTGAAACCAAAACAAAAACTGTGGAACATGTTGTTTGTGGCAAGATAAACGTACATACAATTGCAGCGCAAAAGTACATAGCTCCGCAAGCAGCTTAGGGTAAAATAAAAAGCCATTGCGGGCGTCCTGAAATTCCTCTAAAGTTATAGTTCCGACACTGTAACTGGAGGTAAGAAAGGGAATGCTCGCAATGACCGATATTAATACTATCAGAAATCTACGAAACAATCACGATAAATCTATTCAACACATAGCTGACGAATTGGAAATCAACTGGCGCACCGCAAAAAAGTATGCAGATGAGGATCTTTTACCTGAGCCGAAGGTCCGAAAGAAAACGGGCATGATGTATGTGGAACACTGGGGAGGCATCGTTGCTCTCTGGCTTTCTGAAGATTCTAAGCTCCCGAAGAAGAAGCGTAGGACCGTTGACTTTATGACTAAAGAATTGAAGAACCAGGGGTTCCCCGGTTCGTATCGCACGGTTTGTGATTTCGTTAGGGACTGGAAAGCCACTCACTACGTTGAAGCCAATGAAGATCAGGGCTTTGAGCGTTTGGAACATCCTCCGGCGGAAGCGCAGCTGGATTTTGGCACCATGGAGGTCTGCCATGAAGGAGCCTTTAAGGATATCAAAGCACTCGTGATGTCTTTTCCTTATAGTAACGGCGGATTTGCGGTGGCATTACCAGCGGAGAATCAAGAGTGTCTACTTGAAGGAATGAAGGAGCTATTCCGACAAGTTGGCGGCGTCCCACGAAAAATTCGCATTGATAATATGTCTACGGCAGTAACGCAAGTAAAGTCGAAGACGGAACCAGCAGTGTTAACGGATGGTTTCCTGCAGTTCGCTACGCATTATGGGTTTGAGACACAGGTGTGCAACCCTAGAAGCGGAAATGAAAAAGGCAGCGTAGAAAATAAAGTCGGCTATGTTCGCTACAACTTCTTTCCGGCCACTCCAATCATGAAGGACTTCGCAAGCTTTAATGAGGCATTGGCGGTTCAATTAGCGAAAGACAGGGAACGCGTTCATTATGAGAAACATGTACTTATCAGTGAACTCTGGCTTGAGGAAAAAACGGATCTTTTGGCATTGCCCGATGTCGCATATCCAGTCTTCAAGGAAATCGAAGTAAAAGCCAATAAGTACAACGAAATCAAGCTGGATGGCGAGCGAATCCATGTTCCTCGCGCCCGGAACCATTCCATCATCTACGGGCTGCTTCGCTTTGACTCCTATCAACTGGTTAGCACGGATGGTGAAATTATCGCTGAAGGCCCCCGGCCCTACATGATGAAGAAACGA is a window from the uncultured Trichococcus sp. genome containing:
- a CDS encoding PolC-type DNA polymerase III, with the protein product MALSKHELFQQMLEQINLHHQPEYLPYFENGEIEQVIVHKKSKLWSFQFVFDNVLPFEVFTALMNHMKIKFQSIATIDFQIKTRQPILTNESILDYWETVVQRSNISSPLVQSLFAKHTPVVLNNKVVINVENEITKNHLADNYLSVIQQNYLVLGFPSFQITIEVDEAASEARMAQYLARKQEQDEMLVKQAEEAIKQNQQDRQRSDGSQSKSGNNGPLLIGRQISGKEEIKQMASITEEERSVVIEGYIFDSEIRELRSGRKLLVFKMTDYTSSFSVKLFSSNETDEQNFELVKKGIWVRVRGSVQEDTFMRDLVVNARDVNEVAHAERKDRAPEDEKRVELHLHSNMSQMDATNGIGDFVKQAAKWGHKAIALTDHAAAQGYPDAHAAGKANNVKILYGIEAYVVDDGVPIAYNPVHEDLSEATYVVFDVETTGLSAVYDTIIELAAVKMYKGNVIETFEEFINPGHPLSQTTIQLTGITDDMVRDSKPEKTVLEEFAAFAEGTILVAHNASFDMGFLNNSYERYAMPEAPQPVIDTLEMSRFLHPQLKSHRLNTLAKRYGVGLEQHHRAVYDSETTGALCWIFLKEAREDHNILFHDELNKYIGGGDSYKRARPFHATILAKNQDGLKDLFKIISASNIDYYYRTPRLPRSVLQAARENLLIGSACSEGEIFEAMMQKGAEAAKAKAKFYDYIEVMPKEVYAPLITKELVKNESDLEEIITQIVAIGDELGKTVVATGNVHYLNKEDAIYREILIGSLKVNQGKVLHMPEAHFRTTDEMLDCFSFLGKEKAKEIVVYNSQKIADSIGEIVPIKDQLYTPNMEGANEEVTRLSYDEAKRLYGEELPELVEKRLEKELNSIIGNGFSVIYLISQKLVLKSNQDGYLVGSRGSVGSSFVATMTGITEVNPLPPHYRCPECKYSYFYEDGSIGSGYDLEKKDCPKCGTDMDRDGHDIPFETFLGFYGDKVPDIDLNFSGEYQAHAHAYTKELFGEEYVYRAGTIGTVADKTAYGYVKAYERDHNFRFSSAEIDRLAKGCTGVKRTTGQHPGGIIVIPDYMDVYDFTPIQFPADAQDSEWKTTHFDFHSIHDNVLKLDILGHDDPTVIRMLQDLSGIDPQTIPPNDPDVMKIFGGTDVLGVSPDQIFSKTGTLGIPEFGTRFVRGMLEQTSPNTFAELLQISGLSHGTDVYLGNAETLIRENNIPLADVIGCRDDIMVYLIHHGMDDGLAFKIMESVRKGKGIPDDWQAEMRAKEIPEWYIQSCLKIKYMFPKAHAAAYVLMALRVAYFKVHQPIRYYCAFFSVRAQDFDLVAMTQGKEMIKTRMKEIMDKGLEASVKEKSLLTVLELANEMVERGFTFKMVDLDKSHANNFVIEGDTLIAPFRAIPGLGGNVANQIVQARETQPFLSKEDLATRGKVSKTIIDYMNENGVLKNLPDENQLSLFDF
- the rseP gene encoding RIP metalloprotease RseP; its protein translation is MFQTIITFIIVFSILVIIHEFGHFYFAKKAGILVREFAIGMGPKIFSHRKNGTTYTIRMLPIGGYVRMAGIGDEDTELKPGMPLNITLDEAEQVTQIDLSNKQHLHAVPIELLEADLEQGLFIKGVIPGSSAPVTYEVKRDATIIEADGTELQIAPIDVQYQSAPLLKRMMTNFAGPMNNFILGIAMFITIAFVQGGVTVNDNRLGEIQPGSPAETAGLREDDEILAVNGEEIAEWTELVASIQANPGNEITLSVVTDGQEARAVLVTPDTKTDEQGNEYGLIGVAPPMDRTVMAKISYGFEEFWLIATSIFGLVFSMFRTGFQADSFGGPVAIYAATEQVVDYGFLSVLSFLAYLSINLGVVNLLPIPALDGGKLLLNVVEGVRGKPLDPEKEGIITAVGMGLLLLLMVIVTWNDIQRFFFGQ
- a CDS encoding phosphatidate cytidylyltransferase, which produces MKERVITGLVAAAVFIPFLWIGGLPLQLLMTAIGLIAVQELLKMKKLTIFSVEGIITALATVLLMLPESYLHFIPDGIDAMLLIYLEALILFVFTVFSRNDFTFDDAAASVLTSLYVGRGFYYFMQTREIGFWMVLLVLFIIWGTDIGAYMIGRKIGKNKLAPAISPNKTIEGSVGGSIAAVLIAIVFFHYYNPLGLSMGLQIMLAALLSVCGQMGDLVESAFKRYFGVKDAGKILPGHGGMLDRFDSTLFVMPVFHIFLHFIF
- a CDS encoding isoprenyl transferase; this translates as MALFKSENPKTEMPFDENGIVPAHVAIIMDGNGRWAKKKLMPRVYGHKEGMNTVKRIAIEASRLNIKVLTLYAFSTENWKRPTDEVNFLMGLPIDFFDVFMPELMQNNIKVTTIGWIDQLPEKTLKVVQNAIEKTKDNTGLVLNFALNYGSRAEILQATTTIARDVASGKLSADAITDEIFAGYLFTSGLGEWQDPDLLIRTSGEIRLSNFLLWQAAYSEMYFTEEFWPDFSTASLRAALAEYQHRNRRFGGI
- a CDS encoding transposase; this translates as MNQNILHTIFFDKNNHWDQFSKRFKLKIRPVVFKEVEKFRYCGDISKGFRLYVCEGCHAVKKVPIRCKGKFCPTCSVGESERWSEIVSQDMFHTTHRHIVFTIDEGLRTIFLKYHREILLKGLMDDAAQVILDYFNKQKIRPGIILALHTFGSKLEFNPHVHMIVTMGGLTEGGEWKDYDYIPYKMLRVNWQNAVLKLIRRVLSPEEKKEVQPQLQRAYTRNAEGFYVNAPKRSRTNVKKILQYISRYMKRGPIALNRIIMYDGDIVMFRYHDKRTNTEETEIMLAKEFIAALIRHIPDKNFKTIRRYGLYSRRIKKVVKEVVKEIQSKIKRLLLNVSTALKPMKWADRITECFGENPLKCSSCGNLFVFRGIAVSKKGKLRIQYANDAAARRYLREEIRNIESEEFKINQKQAKEKIFEANRFDWEKQRQLYMSSMRNQ
- the istA gene encoding IS21 family transposase: MLAMTDINTIRNLRNNHDKSIQHIADELEINWRTAKKYADEDLLPEPKVRKKTGMMYVEHWGGIVALWLSEDSKLPKKKRRTVDFMTKELKNQGFPGSYRTVCDFVRDWKATHYVEANEDQGFERLEHPPAEAQLDFGTMEVCHEGAFKDIKALVMSFPYSNGGFAVALPAENQECLLEGMKELFRQVGGVPRKIRIDNMSTAVTQVKSKTEPAVLTDGFLQFATHYGFETQVCNPRSGNEKGSVENKVGYVRYNFFPATPIMKDFASFNEALAVQLAKDRERVHYEKHVLISELWLEEKTDLLALPDVAYPVFKEIEVKANKYNEIKLDGERIHVPRARNHSIIYGLLRFDSYQLVSTDGEIIAEGPRPYMMKKRAIDWQAILLDWRRKLRAMHYSRYWKYLPERIKLYLSHTDWKEQAKRVDQLLVFLVTNDMLGIDQNFYDLIGSSKEADAYDVDWNDYDAFLKSSNGEAAS